In a genomic window of Octadecabacter temperatus:
- a CDS encoding TRAP transporter small permease subunit encodes MTLDEKPKQREGLALQLLNTLTQTLNVIGSSLIVVVASIVCVDVISRNAANAPLSGVPEIVTLCIVGIVFLQAPQALREGRIPQSTAISDALAKASPTAARVLGTILDFLGMVITGIVFYATLPIFLKAWERNEFIGSIGDFTAPVWPIKLAVLIGSAMLILQLLAGLIRRWEK; translated from the coding sequence ATGACACTCGACGAAAAACCAAAGCAGCGCGAGGGTCTCGCGCTGCAACTTCTTAACACGCTGACCCAAACGCTAAATGTTATCGGGTCTTCGTTGATCGTGGTGGTTGCCTCGATCGTTTGTGTTGATGTCATCAGTCGAAACGCCGCTAACGCACCGTTATCAGGCGTGCCTGAGATCGTGACACTTTGTATCGTTGGAATTGTATTCCTGCAGGCACCGCAAGCCCTGCGCGAAGGTCGTATCCCGCAAAGTACGGCGATTTCTGATGCATTGGCGAAAGCCTCTCCAACCGCCGCACGTGTGTTGGGAACTATCTTAGATTTTTTAGGAATGGTGATCACGGGAATCGTGTTTTACGCAACCTTGCCAATCTTTCTTAAAGCGTGGGAGCGCAACGAATTCATCGGCTCTATTGGTGATTTCACGGCTCCGGTCTGGCCAATCAAGCTGGCCGTCCTGATTGGCAGCGCAATGCTCATCTTACAATTGTTGGCGGGATTGATCCGTCGCTGGGAGAAATAA
- a CDS encoding acetyl-CoA C-acetyltransferase codes for MDAFIIDAVRTPRAIGKAPKGALSHLHPHRLGSTVLRALAERNDIDTSHVDDVIWGTSVQRGLQGHNLGRMAALEAGFDERSSGMTLDRFCGTGITTVSLGAAQVMSGMEDLVVCGGSEMMSHTRIHPELVGNTQLDSENLVLRAQHPQSQQGVSADAIATLERIDRTAVDALAVTSQVRADMAIKEGRFHNAIVPVLNDDGSVALDRDEFPRPGTTADTLASLPAIFKRVARAEIGPDGATFGDMIYQKYPDLRDKMTWVHHAGNASGIVDGAGAVLLASERYSERNRLKPRARVVATANIGDCPTLMLNAPVPAIRKVLDKAGLSIADIDVFEINEAFAVVPEKAIRDLNLDRSKVNINGGAIALGHPIGATGAILIGTALDELERSGGRYALITMCAAGGMAPAIIIERL; via the coding sequence ATGGACGCTTTCATAATTGATGCCGTCCGTACGCCGCGCGCGATTGGCAAGGCACCAAAAGGTGCCCTGTCGCATCTGCATCCGCATAGGTTGGGGTCTACAGTTCTTCGCGCATTAGCCGAACGAAATGACATCGATACCAGTCATGTAGATGACGTGATTTGGGGCACCTCGGTGCAGCGTGGATTGCAGGGCCACAATTTAGGCCGGATGGCGGCATTAGAAGCGGGTTTTGATGAACGTTCCAGCGGCATGACCCTAGACCGTTTCTGCGGCACCGGCATTACAACCGTCAGCCTTGGTGCGGCGCAGGTCATGTCTGGCATGGAAGATTTGGTCGTCTGTGGCGGCAGCGAAATGATGAGCCATACGCGTATTCACCCCGAACTTGTCGGGAACACGCAACTGGATAGTGAAAACCTTGTTCTGCGTGCGCAGCACCCGCAATCGCAACAAGGCGTTTCTGCCGATGCAATCGCGACATTGGAAAGGATTGACCGGACTGCCGTAGATGCACTCGCGGTTACGTCGCAAGTGCGTGCGGATATGGCAATCAAGGAAGGGCGCTTTCACAACGCTATAGTGCCCGTGCTTAACGATGATGGGTCTGTCGCGTTGGACCGCGATGAATTTCCACGCCCCGGCACAACGGCAGACACACTTGCGTCTTTACCCGCGATTTTCAAAAGGGTTGCGCGAGCCGAGATTGGGCCTGATGGCGCTACATTTGGCGATATGATCTATCAGAAATACCCGGACCTACGCGATAAGATGACATGGGTGCACCATGCCGGAAATGCCTCTGGTATTGTTGATGGAGCGGGCGCAGTCCTTCTTGCATCTGAGCGTTATTCAGAACGCAATCGTTTAAAACCACGGGCACGCGTTGTGGCGACAGCAAACATCGGCGACTGCCCGACTCTCATGCTCAACGCTCCAGTACCGGCCATCCGCAAGGTGCTGGACAAAGCGGGGCTTTCAATAGCGGATATCGACGTTTTCGAGATAAACGAGGCTTTTGCTGTCGTTCCCGAAAAAGCGATCCGTGATCTGAACTTGGACCGTTCTAAAGTTAACATCAACGGCGGCGCCATTGCCCTTGGGCACCCAATCGGAGCCACTGGCGCGATTCTGATTGGTACGGCGCTTGACGAATTGGAACGATCCGGTGGCCGCTATGCATTGATTACCATGTGCGCAGCGGGGGGGATGGCGCCAGCAATTATCATAGAACGACTCTAA
- a CDS encoding ABC transporter permease, whose product MKKSKQKQGGTREEKSTYAVFGLAWVWLLVLIAYPLVQVLIAAFFVNGSFSLSEFVSLFETAYYRRVIANSFRLAAIVATFGTVIALIFALAVTKVNIPGKKFFHIVALVPTISPPFAFGLAVIMLFGRQGLITHEILGLNTGAIYGLKGMAVAQIFGFFPFAYLLLRGVLLGLNPALEEAASTLGANRFKTLFSVTLPLMVTGIASAFLLLFIYSMADLGNALLIGGNYTVVSSQIYLAIVGQFDFARGAALSVTVLFPAVVLFIWQKRLEQRTTYAMVSGRPSGSSTSIGERGIVWSAWAFCAFIALIIAAVYLTILAGASTRLWGVNYTPTLDHFRAVFGAGNLGLRALQDTFFLASIAAVFGGVLSLAIGYMVQRVPVKGRGMIDFLSMIPMAVPGVVIGIAFAIAFNKPPLIISGTALIIILLFIVRTMPFGLRMSVAAIGQIDVAIDEASLTLGANRFQTFARITAPLIRTSFVASIIYMFTRNITSLSAVIFVVSANWTLVTAAMLSEIETGRISVASAFAVVLVVIVVAINIILFRFIERQKTS is encoded by the coding sequence ATGAAAAAAAGTAAACAAAAACAAGGCGGCACTCGCGAAGAGAAAAGCACCTATGCAGTCTTCGGACTTGCATGGGTGTGGCTCCTCGTTTTAATAGCCTATCCCTTGGTTCAGGTTTTGATTGCTGCGTTCTTTGTGAACGGTAGCTTCTCTCTGAGCGAGTTCGTCTCCCTCTTCGAAACGGCATACTATCGCCGTGTTATCGCAAATTCGTTTCGCCTAGCGGCGATCGTTGCTACCTTTGGGACAGTTATTGCATTGATATTTGCTCTGGCCGTCACCAAAGTTAATATACCCGGAAAGAAATTTTTCCACATCGTCGCACTGGTTCCGACAATCTCACCGCCTTTTGCATTTGGGCTTGCGGTGATTATGCTCTTCGGGCGCCAAGGTCTTATAACCCATGAAATATTGGGTTTGAACACAGGTGCAATCTACGGGCTAAAAGGCATGGCTGTGGCCCAGATCTTTGGGTTTTTCCCATTCGCTTATTTGCTTTTACGTGGCGTACTGCTTGGCCTTAATCCTGCGCTAGAGGAGGCTGCATCGACGTTAGGGGCCAATCGCTTCAAGACGCTCTTCAGTGTAACATTGCCGCTTATGGTCACCGGAATCGCGAGCGCCTTCCTTCTGCTGTTTATCTATTCCATGGCAGATCTTGGAAACGCTCTGCTTATCGGCGGTAACTATACGGTCGTGTCATCACAGATTTATCTCGCAATTGTCGGCCAATTTGACTTCGCTCGTGGGGCCGCTCTGTCGGTTACGGTTCTTTTCCCTGCGGTCGTGCTCTTTATTTGGCAGAAAAGACTGGAACAACGCACAACCTACGCCATGGTATCCGGTCGTCCTTCAGGCTCATCAACCTCTATCGGTGAACGCGGTATCGTCTGGTCGGCGTGGGCTTTCTGCGCCTTCATCGCACTCATCATTGCGGCCGTTTATTTGACCATCCTAGCCGGGGCATCGACACGGCTTTGGGGTGTTAATTACACGCCAACCTTAGACCATTTCCGAGCTGTTTTCGGGGCGGGAAACTTGGGCCTAAGGGCGCTGCAAGATACCTTCTTCCTTGCTTCAATCGCTGCGGTCTTTGGCGGTGTGCTTAGTCTTGCGATCGGGTACATGGTGCAACGTGTGCCGGTTAAAGGGCGGGGCATGATCGACTTTCTAAGCATGATACCAATGGCTGTGCCCGGCGTTGTTATTGGTATTGCCTTTGCCATTGCCTTCAACAAGCCCCCGCTGATCATTTCGGGGACGGCGCTTATCATCATACTTTTGTTTATTGTGCGCACGATGCCTTTCGGTTTGCGAATGTCTGTCGCCGCCATTGGACAAATTGATGTAGCAATTGATGAGGCATCGCTGACCCTTGGTGCGAACAGGTTCCAAACCTTTGCCCGCATCACTGCACCTTTGATCCGGACCAGCTTCGTCGCAAGTATCATTTATATGTTCACTCGAAACATAACGTCTCTCAGCGCGGTGATTTTTGTCGTGTCCGCAAATTGGACACTGGTCACGGCGGCAATGCTGTCAGAGATCGAAACGGGGAGAATTAGCGTGGCGTCAGCATTCGCAGTGGTCCTCGTCGTGATCGTCGTTGCAATAAACATAATCTTGTTCCGCTTCATTGAGCGGCAAAAAACATCATAG
- a CDS encoding ABC transporter ATP-binding protein yields the protein METSTTQGNDLRLVDLEKEFQAPDGGMVTAVNKISLDVAPGEFVSLLGPSGCGKTTILRMVAGLEQPTRGEISIGGERVNELPPYKRNIGLVFQSYALFPHKTVFDNVAYSQTLRKRPKAETKASVEEMLSLVGLGHLADRSPAQLSGGQQQRVALARALVSDPRVLLFDEPLSNLDARLRVQVRAEIRRVHQRLRPTVIYVTHDQSEAMSLSDRIAVMSSGQVMQVGTPQDIYQRPDNRFVADFVGSANFFPARVLERKSDGLVVEFSGGTFNIGSWAPGSEQSDNVLLVIRQEHLEIVPESESSVHGIVRGSEFLGTHTECLIEVGGQTALATLDSSGGIELPTEGSKVGIRFQESRAHVIPNSPE from the coding sequence ATGGAAACCTCAACAACACAGGGTAACGACCTTCGACTCGTAGACTTGGAAAAGGAATTCCAAGCGCCAGATGGTGGAATGGTAACGGCTGTAAACAAGATATCCTTGGATGTAGCACCGGGCGAATTCGTTTCGCTACTTGGCCCATCTGGATGCGGCAAGACCACCATCTTGAGGATGGTCGCAGGCCTAGAGCAGCCAACGCGCGGTGAGATTTCGATTGGGGGGGAGCGTGTAAATGAACTTCCGCCATACAAGCGCAACATCGGCCTTGTCTTTCAAAGCTATGCCCTTTTCCCGCATAAAACGGTCTTCGACAATGTCGCCTACAGTCAAACGCTTAGGAAAAGACCTAAGGCTGAAACAAAAGCGAGTGTCGAGGAGATGCTCTCTCTCGTTGGTCTAGGCCATCTTGCGGATCGCTCCCCAGCTCAGCTCAGCGGCGGCCAGCAGCAACGTGTCGCTTTGGCGCGGGCATTGGTGTCCGATCCAAGAGTTCTTTTGTTCGATGAGCCGCTGTCAAACTTGGATGCGCGCCTGCGCGTTCAGGTCCGCGCTGAGATCAGACGGGTGCACCAGCGTCTGCGACCCACGGTAATCTATGTTACCCACGATCAAAGTGAAGCGATGAGCTTGTCGGATCGCATTGCAGTCATGTCCTCTGGGCAGGTTATGCAAGTCGGAACGCCGCAAGATATCTACCAACGGCCGGACAATAGATTTGTCGCAGACTTCGTTGGCAGCGCGAACTTCTTCCCAGCACGCGTGCTTGAGCGAAAGTCAGATGGGCTCGTCGTTGAGTTCAGCGGCGGCACATTCAATATCGGCTCATGGGCTCCCGGCAGCGAACAGAGTGACAATGTTTTGCTTGTGATCCGGCAAGAGCATTTGGAGATTGTGCCGGAAAGCGAAAGTTCCGTTCACGGCATCGTTCGCGGCTCTGAATTTTTGGGAACGCACACGGAATGCTTGATCGAAGTCGGTGGACAAACTGCATTGGCAACATTGGATTCGAGCGGGGGCATAGAACTGCCAACCGAAGGCTCTAAAGTCGGCATCCGGTTCCAAGAAAGCCGGGCCCACGTTATCCCCAACTCGCCGGAATAA
- a CDS encoding TetR/AcrR family transcriptional regulator — MDKSTAKRQRSKTSTSVGATKTAILNTAERVFATEGLLEVSLRQVAREAGVDPASITYHYGSKEDVLAAAIARRYEMLRGRRMSALNDALARTKNKPSARDVLDAMFRPWLEYSLSEDPGWRHYSKLIAGMMTTPRITEIIGDLAGVWEHTQINALRLAHPEANDEQIMRALTLTLGTSFFFFSETKRIDVMSGGRFRADDLNHGYPQFLDFVSAGFEAAVKSELGN, encoded by the coding sequence ATGGACAAAAGCACTGCCAAACGGCAACGAAGCAAAACCTCGACTTCGGTAGGGGCGACCAAAACGGCAATTCTAAACACCGCAGAACGTGTTTTCGCGACCGAAGGGTTGTTAGAAGTTTCGCTGCGTCAAGTAGCACGAGAAGCCGGCGTGGATCCTGCGTCGATTACATATCACTACGGCAGCAAGGAAGATGTGTTGGCCGCCGCGATTGCACGTAGATACGAAATGCTACGCGGCCGGCGTATGTCAGCACTGAACGACGCGCTCGCTCGGACAAAGAACAAACCTTCGGCGCGGGACGTGCTTGATGCAATGTTCAGACCCTGGCTTGAATACAGCCTCAGCGAAGATCCGGGATGGCGTCACTATTCCAAATTGATCGCTGGAATGATGACGACACCCCGCATCACAGAAATCATTGGAGACCTTGCCGGAGTTTGGGAACACACCCAAATCAACGCACTTCGCCTCGCGCACCCTGAAGCAAATGACGAACAAATCATGCGTGCCCTGACATTGACGCTGGGTACAAGTTTCTTTTTCTTTTCAGAAACGAAACGAATTGACGTTATGTCTGGAGGTAGATTTCGCGCAGACGACCTCAACCATGGATACCCACAGTTTCTAGACTTTGTGTCAGCTGGGTTCGAAGCCGCTGTGAAATCAGAGCTTGGCAATTAG
- a CDS encoding C4-dicarboxylate TRAP transporter substrate-binding protein, which produces MFKSTLTAAITTMAILPTASFAEDYNLTVVTGHPSVFRWVRMIDEAFIPVATEALEAQGHSVAFQTQYGGAIAGVGEELETVESGLAEIGVCLSVFDPAKLAEPNVTYYTPFVSTDSRVIANVMADLHENEPAMTAGYTENGVTYIGAPVILDDYFIMSNFPINTPQDLDGRRISGAGPNLNWLAGTGAVGVAGNLTTFYNEIQNGVYEGAFLFASAAIPSRLYEVAPHVTRARFGAQFAGGLCVNSDWIEDQPAEVVEALSAGADAAGAWYLDDLEAAVEAAYAQFDELGVTVVEISPADNQAWADGMDDAAQTWAAELDERGRSGTAVLNAYMDAMRAAGAEPLRTWDAQ; this is translated from the coding sequence ATGTTTAAATCAACTTTGACCGCAGCAATCACCACAATGGCGATACTGCCAACCGCAAGTTTTGCGGAAGATTACAACCTGACTGTCGTAACAGGGCATCCGTCCGTTTTTCGATGGGTCCGTATGATCGACGAAGCCTTTATTCCTGTCGCCACTGAGGCGCTGGAGGCTCAAGGTCATAGCGTAGCGTTCCAGACACAATATGGCGGCGCAATCGCCGGTGTCGGGGAAGAGCTTGAGACCGTTGAAAGTGGCTTAGCCGAGATTGGGGTTTGCCTCAGCGTCTTTGACCCTGCCAAGTTGGCCGAGCCAAATGTCACTTATTATACACCGTTTGTATCCACAGACTCGCGCGTGATCGCCAATGTTATGGCGGATTTGCATGAAAACGAACCTGCAATGACGGCTGGCTATACCGAAAACGGCGTCACTTATATTGGTGCACCGGTCATTCTTGATGACTATTTCATCATGTCGAATTTCCCGATCAACACGCCGCAGGATCTAGACGGACGTCGGATCTCTGGCGCCGGACCGAACCTGAACTGGTTGGCTGGTACGGGTGCCGTGGGTGTCGCCGGTAACCTGACGACCTTCTACAACGAAATCCAGAATGGCGTTTACGAAGGGGCTTTCCTATTTGCTTCTGCCGCAATCCCAAGTCGTCTGTATGAAGTTGCACCCCACGTCACCCGTGCACGTTTTGGTGCACAGTTCGCTGGTGGTCTTTGCGTAAATTCCGACTGGATCGAAGACCAACCTGCAGAAGTGGTTGAGGCTCTTAGTGCTGGCGCAGATGCTGCTGGAGCTTGGTACCTTGACGACCTCGAGGCTGCGGTTGAAGCTGCCTATGCGCAGTTCGATGAACTTGGCGTGACGGTGGTCGAAATTTCTCCGGCAGACAACCAAGCTTGGGCCGATGGGATGGACGATGCAGCGCAGACGTGGGCCGCTGAACTGGACGAACGTGGACGTTCCGGCACCGCAGTTCTGAACGCCTATATGGACGCAATGCGCGCCGCAGGTGCAGAACCACTGCGCACTTGGGATGCACAATGA
- a CDS encoding cupin domain-containing protein → MSALEIAEGLRRVITGNNTSGKSIIAIDDGPAEVLENGTIGLYEAWNDEGATIVRTNHEDVAKGDVVLAPPANGVRVRWFSIAPFGKDVSAEDQLESLNEAFDAMGGHGSRVNVDSHPGMHLTKTMDVVAVFKGRIKLIMEDGEVELKPGDVVIQRGTNHAWEAVGDETAICLGVLVDRELA, encoded by the coding sequence ATGTCTGCATTGGAAATCGCCGAGGGCCTACGCCGAGTCATCACTGGAAATAACACGAGCGGTAAATCTATCATCGCAATCGATGACGGCCCGGCCGAGGTGCTCGAAAATGGCACCATCGGATTGTACGAGGCGTGGAACGATGAAGGCGCGACGATCGTGCGCACAAATCACGAAGACGTTGCAAAGGGCGATGTTGTCCTTGCGCCCCCTGCAAATGGTGTTCGGGTTCGGTGGTTTTCGATCGCACCGTTCGGCAAAGATGTCTCGGCTGAAGATCAACTTGAATCGCTCAATGAAGCCTTTGATGCGATGGGTGGTCACGGTTCACGTGTGAATGTTGACAGCCATCCAGGCATGCACTTGACGAAAACGATGGATGTTGTCGCCGTATTCAAGGGGCGCATCAAATTGATCATGGAAGATGGTGAGGTTGAACTGAAACCCGGTGATGTGGTGATTCAGCGCGGCACGAACCATGCCTGGGAGGCTGTTGGTGACGAAACAGCGATCTGTTTGGGCGTGCTGGTTGACCGCGAACTCGCGTAA
- a CDS encoding sugar-binding transcriptional regulator, whose amino-acid sequence MSKTTRPTKERKLELAARAAWLYYIAGNDQSEIADKLQISRHSVQRLVATAVREKLIKFRVEHNSVDCIELAERLREKFSLTFTDVAPHYPSLADTEIAIAGLAAAKIEDLLTPKKPVTISIGTGRTLRAAVDEVSSLERPDHKIVSMVGNVTRDGRASGFDVAMRLADRIGAQCYPLLTPVLANSLEERDLLRSQRAFQMVHDLVRESKVSFLGLGEVESQAPIYKDRFVNRDELDELISTGTVGEMIGWSFDEEGAICPKGTNARVASIPLEVPPNRLTIAVAGGRAKHGAIAAALRGGLINGLITDEDTARVLLQAK is encoded by the coding sequence GTGTCGAAAACCACAAGGCCGACAAAGGAACGCAAACTGGAGCTGGCTGCACGGGCAGCTTGGCTTTATTATATTGCAGGCAACGACCAGAGCGAGATTGCGGACAAGCTTCAGATATCTCGCCATTCGGTGCAACGTCTCGTAGCGACAGCGGTCCGCGAGAAACTCATAAAATTTCGCGTTGAACATAACTCGGTCGATTGCATCGAACTTGCCGAGAGACTGCGCGAAAAGTTTTCTCTCACCTTCACCGACGTGGCGCCGCATTATCCCAGTCTCGCAGACACCGAGATCGCCATTGCCGGCTTAGCGGCCGCGAAGATCGAAGACCTTCTGACGCCGAAAAAACCGGTGACCATTTCCATTGGAACGGGACGCACACTGCGGGCCGCGGTCGATGAGGTAAGCAGCTTGGAACGCCCTGACCACAAGATTGTCTCCATGGTTGGGAACGTCACACGGGACGGGCGCGCCAGTGGCTTTGATGTAGCAATGCGTCTCGCCGATCGGATCGGAGCGCAATGTTATCCACTCCTCACTCCGGTGCTCGCCAACAGCCTCGAGGAGCGCGATCTTCTTCGTTCGCAACGGGCGTTTCAAATGGTCCATGATCTTGTTCGGGAATCGAAAGTGTCTTTCTTAGGTCTGGGAGAGGTTGAATCACAGGCACCCATATACAAGGATCGTTTTGTTAATCGCGACGAGCTCGATGAGTTGATCAGCACCGGCACGGTCGGAGAAATGATTGGCTGGTCCTTCGATGAGGAGGGCGCAATCTGTCCCAAGGGCACAAATGCTCGTGTCGCCAGCATTCCACTTGAAGTTCCGCCCAATCGCCTGACCATTGCCGTTGCCGGAGGTCGCGCCAAGCACGGGGCCATTGCAGCCGCATTGCGAGGCGGATTGATTAACGGCCTAATTACAGACGAAGATACCGCGCGGGTTTTGCTGCAGGCGAAATAG
- a CDS encoding acetoacetate--CoA ligase has protein sequence MSLPDPSPQRGACIWQPDPSEPKSQMTQFREWVADRRNIPLPDYASLQAWSISNLSDFWADFYDYFEIESAVPYSRVLSEGVMPDVSWFDSAEVNFAAHMLRDKGFDPNSVAIHASNEAGVTRKITRAELSNQVRDFAAYLASQGVGKDSRVAAYLTNTPEAVVAFLACAALGATWTSVSPDFGVDATLSRFGAFKPNVLITVDSYNYGGKFFDRQDVVNAILSDLPSIGTVVHVPSAKATANPFDRHSISWDDAINAGGDAPFEYASVPFAHPLLAAFSSGTTGKPKGILHGHGGLTLEAFKMNALHGDMGPGDVYTFFTTTGWMVWFMVIGALGTGAGIGLYDGNPLMDEAAPFWKFTETSGTTVLGVSSAFVANRIQVGDAPNDRFDLTALKMVIFGASPAAPESMEWAAQNIGRGAQMVTASGGTDIFTCFVGFCPDVPSYAGEFQCIWLGTDAVSMSDQGEVLNCEVGELIIRQPMPSMPVGFLDDPDKSRLRAAYFDDFPGMWRQGDLFLTHGDGTSRILGRSDATLNRGGVRIGTAEIYDVVEANPDVEDCLVVNVEDGDRSTMLLFLQIADGCALTEELQTNLVKRLRSEASPRHVPDQMLAVSSIPYTISGKKLEVPVKRILMGADAETAANRGAMRDPAALDAIIDVARAQMQREAT, from the coding sequence ATGTCATTGCCAGACCCATCCCCTCAGCGCGGCGCCTGTATTTGGCAGCCTGATCCTTCTGAACCAAAATCCCAGATGACGCAGTTCAGGGAATGGGTCGCGGATCGGCGCAACATTCCCTTGCCTGACTATGCCTCTTTGCAGGCGTGGTCGATCAGCAATCTTTCGGATTTTTGGGCCGATTTTTACGACTACTTTGAGATCGAGAGTGCCGTACCCTATTCACGTGTCTTGAGCGAAGGTGTTATGCCGGATGTTTCATGGTTTGACAGTGCCGAAGTCAATTTCGCGGCGCATATGCTTCGCGACAAAGGTTTTGATCCCAATTCTGTCGCCATTCATGCGTCTAATGAAGCAGGCGTTACCCGAAAGATCACTCGGGCGGAGCTGTCTAATCAAGTCCGAGACTTTGCGGCCTATTTAGCGTCCCAAGGCGTTGGCAAAGACAGCCGAGTTGCCGCCTACCTCACCAATACGCCTGAAGCCGTTGTGGCATTCCTTGCCTGCGCGGCGCTTGGAGCAACATGGACCAGTGTTTCGCCAGATTTCGGGGTCGACGCGACGCTCAGTCGCTTTGGAGCATTTAAGCCCAATGTGTTGATCACAGTGGATAGCTATAACTACGGCGGTAAATTCTTCGATCGCCAGGACGTAGTAAATGCCATTTTGTCGGATTTGCCGTCCATTGGCACTGTTGTGCATGTTCCGTCAGCGAAAGCGACCGCTAACCCATTCGACCGCCATTCAATTTCTTGGGACGATGCCATTAACGCGGGCGGCGACGCGCCATTTGAATACGCATCGGTTCCCTTTGCCCATCCTCTGCTTGCGGCATTTTCATCAGGTACGACCGGCAAGCCAAAGGGCATTCTGCATGGCCATGGTGGATTGACGCTAGAAGCGTTCAAAATGAACGCGCTGCATGGCGATATGGGGCCAGGCGACGTTTATACATTTTTCACCACCACAGGTTGGATGGTTTGGTTTATGGTGATTGGCGCCCTTGGAACTGGGGCCGGGATCGGGCTTTACGATGGAAATCCGCTAATGGATGAAGCGGCTCCATTCTGGAAGTTCACCGAAACCAGCGGCACCACCGTTTTAGGAGTGAGCTCGGCCTTTGTTGCGAACCGCATCCAAGTCGGCGATGCCCCAAATGACCGCTTTGATCTGACTGCTCTGAAAATGGTGATCTTTGGTGCATCCCCCGCCGCTCCTGAGAGCATGGAATGGGCCGCCCAAAATATTGGACGTGGCGCACAAATGGTCACGGCTTCGGGCGGAACAGACATCTTTACCTGTTTCGTTGGTTTCTGCCCTGATGTTCCAAGTTATGCTGGAGAGTTTCAGTGTATTTGGCTGGGCACCGATGCGGTTTCGATGTCCGATCAGGGCGAGGTACTGAATTGTGAAGTGGGTGAGCTGATTATTCGCCAACCGATGCCGTCAATGCCCGTCGGTTTTCTGGACGACCCAGATAAATCCCGACTACGCGCTGCCTATTTTGACGACTTCCCTGGGATGTGGCGTCAAGGTGATCTGTTTTTAACCCATGGCGACGGCACGTCGCGCATCTTGGGCCGATCCGACGCGACGCTTAACCGTGGCGGGGTTCGGATTGGCACGGCCGAAATTTATGATGTGGTTGAAGCCAACCCTGATGTCGAAGATTGCCTTGTCGTGAACGTAGAAGATGGCGATCGTTCAACGATGCTCTTGTTTCTGCAAATCGCCGATGGCTGCGCGTTGACGGAAGAATTGCAGACAAATCTGGTCAAGCGCCTGCGCAGTGAGGCCTCGCCGCGCCATGTTCCAGATCAAATGTTGGCAGTCTCCTCCATTCCTTACACGATCAGCGGTAAAAAACTGGAAGTTCCGGTAAAGCGTATCTTGATGGGGGCCGATGCTGAAACTGCAGCCAATCGGGGTGCCATGCGCGATCCGGCGGCACTCGACGCAATCATCGATGTCGCAAGAGCCCAAATGCAAAGGGAGGCAACCTGA